The sequence below is a genomic window from Nitrospirota bacterium.
TCATAACTGCAATAGCCGCAAGGAACAGGGATACTACCTTTGATAAGGCCCTTGCCCCGCCTTCGCCGAGAAAAGACAGTATCCTTCCGGCAGATGCAAACACTATCCAGACGATTATAAGATTTACTACAAGCGAAAGCATAGTTGCCGGGATCCCAAAAATATCACTTAACATTATCAGTGTCGTCAGGGATGCAGGGCCTGCAATCATAGGGGTTCCGATAGGAACTGTCCCAACAGAAGGATGAGGCTTTCTGCTCCTCTGCTCAGAAAAGATAATATCTGTAATTGCAATTACAAGAAGTATAATCCCTCCTGCTATCTGAAAGTCCGAGATAGTAATCCCAAGAGTTATGAATACACCTTTGCCGATCAGCAGGAATAACACGGTTACAGCCGTTGCCGTAATTACCGAATGTCTCAGCACCTTAGCCCTGACAGCATCCTCCATATCCTGGGTAAGGGATATGTAAATAGGCAGGACAC
It includes:
- a CDS encoding MarC family protein, giving the protein VLPIYISLTQDMEDAVRAKVLRHSVITATAVTVLFLLIGKGVFITLGITISDFQIAGGIILLVIAITDIIFSEQRSRKPHPSVGTVPIGTPMIAGPASLTTLIMLSDIFGIPATMLSLVVNLIIVWIVFASAGRILSFLGEGGARALSKVVSLFLAAIAVMIIRRGIEGMIR